A stretch of DNA from Methylogaea oryzae:
ACAACACGATCGTGACCGGCTCGCTGCTCACCAGCTCCGCCGCCACCATGGCCTGGGCCGCCTGGCGCTCGGCCAGCGGCGATCTGCGGGCATCGCCGTATTTTTCCGCGTCCTGCTGCAGCTCGCCCTTAATGAGGGCGCGCAGCTTGGCGGGCGAACCCAGGGTTTCTTCCAGCGTTTGCCGTTCCTGCTCCAACTGGTCCTGCTCGCCGCGGATTTTCATTTCCTCCAGCTTGGCGAGGTGGCGCAGCTTCAGTTCCAGGATGGCTTCGGCCTGGATGTCCGTTAAGCCGAAGCGCGCCATCAGCTCCTGTTTCGGCTCGTCCTCGAAGCGGATGATGCGGATCACCTCGTCGATGTTGAGGAAGGCGATCAGATAGCCTTCCAACACGTGCAGCCGCGCCAGCACCTTGTCCAGGCGGTACTGCAAACGGCGGGTGACGGTTTGGGTGCGGAACGCCAGCCAGTCGGACAGGATGCCCTTGAGGTCCTTCACCTGCGGCTTGCCGTTCAAGCCGATCATGTTCATGTTGACCCGGTAGGTGCGCTCCAGGTCCGTGGTGGCGAACAAGTGCGACATCAGGGGCTCGACGTCGGCCTTGCGGCCGCGCGGTACGATCACCAGCCGCGTCGGGCTTTCGTGGTCGGACTCGTCGCGCAAGTCCTCCACCATGGGGAGCTTCTTGGCCTGCATCTGCGCCGCGATCTGCTCCAGCAGCTTGGCGCCGGATACTTGGTAAGGCAGCGCGGTGATGACGATATTGCCCTCTTCCAATTCATAACGGGCGCGCACCCGCACCGAACCGGAACCCGTCGTATACAGAGAAGCCAAATCCTTGGCCGGCGAGATGATTTCCGCCTCGGTGGGGAAATCCGGCGCCGGCACATGGGCGCACAGGTCGGCGACGCTGGCCTCGGGGTGGTCCAGCAAATGCACGGTGGCCGCCACCACTTCGCGCAGGTTGTGGGGCGGGATGTCCGTCGCCATGCCCACGGCGATGCCCGTGGCGCCGTTGAGCAGCACGTTGGGCAGCCGCGCCGGCAGCATCACCGGTTCCTCCAGCGTACCGTCGAAATTGGGCACCCAGTCCACCGTGCCCTGCTCCAGTTCGGACAGCAGGCTCTGCGCGTAGGGCGTCAGCCGCGACTCGGTATAGCGCATGGCGGCGAAGGACTTGGGATCGTCCGGCGAGCCCCAGTTGCCCTGGCCGTCCACCAGGGGATAACGGTAGGAGAACGGCTGAGCCATGAGCACCATGGCTTCATAGCAAGCGCTGTCGCCGTGCGGATGGTACTTACCCAGCACGTCGCCCACGGTACGGGCGGATTTCTTGTGCTTGGACTGGGCCGACAGCCCCAGCTCCGACATGGCGTAGACGATACGCCGCTGCACCGGCTTCAACCCGTCCGCCACGTGGGGCAAGGCGCGGTCGAGGATGACGTACATGGAATAGTCCAAATACGCTTTTTCGGTGAAATCCTTGAGTGGCAGGCGCTCGTGGGCGACGACGGTGTTCATGGGCTGGGATTGGATCCTAACGGTTCGTAAGCGCTACATTATGGCGGTATCGGCGGCGGGCGACCAGCACGCCGCATATCACGGAAAAACGCCAACCGGCTAGGCTTTGGCCTGCCCTCGTCACAGAGCCTTCCCCTCCTCCAACAAGGCATAACACACCGGCGTCAACACCAGGCTGGCGGCCATGCCGACCAGCAGGCCGGCGG
This window harbors:
- the parC gene encoding DNA topoisomerase IV subunit A encodes the protein MNTVVAHERLPLKDFTEKAYLDYSMYVILDRALPHVADGLKPVQRRIVYAMSELGLSAQSKHKKSARTVGDVLGKYHPHGDSACYEAMVLMAQPFSYRYPLVDGQGNWGSPDDPKSFAAMRYTESRLTPYAQSLLSELEQGTVDWVPNFDGTLEEPVMLPARLPNVLLNGATGIAVGMATDIPPHNLREVVAATVHLLDHPEASVADLCAHVPAPDFPTEAEIISPAKDLASLYTTGSGSVRVRARYELEEGNIVITALPYQVSGAKLLEQIAAQMQAKKLPMVEDLRDESDHESPTRLVIVPRGRKADVEPLMSHLFATTDLERTYRVNMNMIGLNGKPQVKDLKGILSDWLAFRTQTVTRRLQYRLDKVLARLHVLEGYLIAFLNIDEVIRIIRFEDEPKQELMARFGLTDIQAEAILELKLRHLAKLEEMKIRGEQDQLEQERQTLEETLGSPAKLRALIKGELQQDAEKYGDARRSPLAERQAAQAMVAAELVSSEPVTIVLSEKGWVRAGKGHELDPASLSYRSGDAYLTHALGRSNQPAYFFDSTGRSYTLPAHELPSARSLGEPLTGKLNPPPGAVFRAVLAGGEEDWYLLASDAGYGFLLQLGELNTKIRNGKAVLSLPEGSGAMDPLRVGDPQADWLAAATAQGRLLVFRAADLPVLSRGKGNKLIDVPVKDFKAGQDKLVAVACVPAGKGLRVFAGSRSVLLQPADLERFHGERARRGAALPKAVARAVRLEVV